The following proteins are encoded in a genomic region of Leifsonia psychrotolerans:
- the ybeY gene encoding rRNA maturation RNase YbeY → MSIEINNESAIPVDEAALLRLAAFALDAMHVHADAELAIVLVDEGAMEQLHVQWMDEPGPTDVLSFPMDELRPGTAEAETPPGLLGDIVLCPQVAQEQAVTAGHSTLDELLLLTTHGVLHLLGFDHAEPDEEKEMFGIQREILIGFAMQERRAN, encoded by the coding sequence TTGAGCATCGAAATCAACAACGAATCAGCCATCCCGGTCGACGAGGCCGCGCTTCTGCGTCTCGCGGCCTTCGCCCTCGACGCGATGCACGTGCATGCGGATGCCGAGCTCGCTATTGTTTTGGTCGACGAGGGGGCAATGGAGCAGCTCCACGTGCAGTGGATGGACGAGCCGGGTCCCACCGATGTGCTCAGCTTCCCGATGGATGAACTGCGCCCGGGAACAGCCGAGGCCGAGACCCCGCCCGGGCTGCTTGGCGACATCGTGTTGTGCCCCCAGGTTGCGCAGGAGCAAGCCGTGACGGCCGGTCATTCGACGCTCGACGAACTGCTGCTGCTCACCACACACGGTGTGCTGCACCTGCTCGGCTTCGATCATGCAGAACCCGACGAAGAAAAAGAGATGTTTGGGATTCAGCGTGAAATTCTGATCGGTTTCGCCATGCAGGAGAGACGCGCCAACTGA
- a CDS encoding hemolysin family protein: protein MFLGWFLAAAIVLVAFGGLMAAVDAAVTSLSRADIAEMAETSRSKKSLEAIADDTGAHLNAINFMRIIAETTAAVLVTLFFATAIDELWIALLLAALIMTAVSFVLVGASPRSVGRARPRQLLTFTAPLVHFLRFLLGPIANALVALGNRVTPGRAALTTFTSEDQLLSMVDEATEHDVLEEDDRELIHSIFEFNDTVVREVMVPRTDMVTIDARATIGAAMGLFLSKGNSRMPVLAGEVDDVIGILYLRDVAKLVYERPINADALTVDELARPAQFVPESMKADALLRQMQTESNHLAMVVDEYGGIAGLVTMEDLIEELVGDISDEYDRDVVEVEDLGDGHFRVNARLAVDELGELFDLDLDDDDVDSVGGLLAKALGRLPVAGSVATMSGLILTAERTEGRRKRISTVLVERDEALIDAQTAFLAPSDDEGVNGNGQGR, encoded by the coding sequence ATGTTTCTCGGCTGGTTTCTTGCCGCAGCAATCGTGTTGGTCGCCTTTGGTGGCCTCATGGCCGCCGTCGACGCCGCGGTGACCTCGCTCTCCCGTGCCGACATCGCGGAGATGGCCGAGACGTCGCGCTCGAAGAAGTCGCTCGAGGCGATTGCCGACGATACCGGCGCGCATTTGAACGCCATCAACTTTATGCGAATCATCGCCGAGACCACCGCGGCCGTGCTGGTGACGTTGTTCTTCGCAACGGCGATTGACGAATTGTGGATCGCCCTGCTGCTCGCGGCACTCATCATGACCGCGGTGTCGTTCGTGCTCGTCGGGGCCAGCCCGCGCAGCGTCGGGCGGGCCCGTCCGCGCCAACTGCTCACGTTCACGGCTCCGCTCGTGCACTTTCTGCGTTTTCTGCTCGGACCGATCGCCAACGCACTGGTCGCCCTCGGCAACCGGGTCACGCCCGGGCGGGCCGCCCTCACGACATTCACGTCGGAAGATCAACTGCTCAGCATGGTCGACGAGGCAACCGAGCACGACGTGCTCGAAGAAGACGACCGTGAGCTCATTCACTCGATCTTCGAGTTCAACGACACCGTCGTGCGCGAGGTCATGGTGCCGCGCACCGACATGGTCACCATCGACGCCAGAGCGACGATCGGTGCCGCAATGGGCCTGTTCCTGAGTAAGGGCAACTCCCGTATGCCGGTGTTGGCCGGCGAGGTGGACGATGTCATCGGCATCCTCTACTTGCGCGATGTGGCCAAGCTCGTCTACGAGCGGCCGATCAACGCAGACGCTCTCACGGTCGACGAGCTCGCCCGGCCGGCCCAATTCGTGCCTGAATCGATGAAAGCGGATGCCCTGCTGCGGCAGATGCAGACGGAGTCAAACCATCTGGCCATGGTTGTCGATGAGTACGGCGGAATTGCCGGACTGGTCACGATGGAAGATCTGATCGAAGAACTCGTCGGCGACATCTCAGATGAGTACGACCGCGATGTGGTCGAGGTCGAAGACCTGGGCGATGGACACTTTCGGGTGAACGCGCGGTTGGCCGTCGATGAGCTCGGCGAATTGTTTGACCTCGACCTTGATGACGATGACGTCGACTCCGTCGGAGGCTTGCTGGCGAAGGCATTGGGGCGTCTGCCGGTGGCCGGCTCCGTCGCAACGATGAGTGGGCTGATCCTCACCGCCGAGCGCACCGAGGGTCGTCGCAAAAGAATTAGCACCGTGCTGGTAGAACGAGACGAAGCCTTGATCGATGCGCAGACCGCATTCCTGGCTCCGTCTGATGATGAAGGAGTAAATGGCAATGGCCAAGGCAGATGA